A portion of the Marinobacter alexandrii genome contains these proteins:
- a CDS encoding BspA family leucine-rich repeat surface protein encodes MKQVLKFTSFVLLVFLQLLAHGQNPFITSWSVTDGDEITIPANTGFIYNFDYIWKDESGAEIFSATGVTGDIVQSFSVTENVTLEILGDFPHFQGYPKNQLIDVNQWGDIVWGSMFQTFNNWPGVVFSAEDNPDLSQVTDMSQMFFRAGSFNDDISDWDVSNVMNMAVMFRQAFDFNQDLSAWVVDNVTAMNIMFENADSFNQDLSSWNVGNVTNMGRMFAAADKIDQDFGSWDVSQVTNMNAMFSGSGLSTSNYDQTLIGWAAQENLQSGVTLTATNISFCSSNGAKAVLEGLGWTIVDAGQACERTTDILSFIINEQVGNSIIDTANATISVPVPVGTDVTALSPIIVLGAGASSSPASGEAVNFTNPVLYNVTYDIPGGDGAISEEWTVSVFEQSTFITSWSVTDGDEITIPVNTAFTYDFNYVWKNASGAEIASATDVTGDIVQSFAATETVTLEIIGDFPHFQGYPKTQLLDVTQWGDIIWGSMNSSFQDWPGADFSATDLPNLTEVEDMSRMFQNTAEFNGDLSEWEVDNVTDMSFMFTEAQIFNGDLSEWEVGNVTTMNHLFNLASAFNADLSGWNVSNVTDMTQMLNDSDLSQENYDALLAAWSQQDVQEGVTLGAGNLTFCEGEVARNTLINDKGWDIIEDEKFCPTDIQFFAIPGQIGSTIVDETNFEIIVDFPEGFDLTALIPSFTLFEGTTSIPASGEVQDFMNPVTYTLTTSDGSTQDWTVILTESRAFITSWSVTDGDEIIIPANTGFTYNFNYVWRNASGTEIFSDIGVTGDIVQSFTVTENVTLEITGDFPHFRNYPKDQLLDVTQWGDIVWGSMANSFQNWTGTSFSAADNPDLSQVTNMSVMFREATNFNSDLSTWDVSNVTNMAVMFREAIAFNSDISGWDMSSVTNTNRMLLLASRFNQDLSGWDISKVTDMTGMLSSSAISPQNFDNILVGWANLAQTTGVVSGVRFDAVGTTFCKGAAARDILSDPDTFNWTINDGGEFCSSETDILSFVLTDQTGDTVINPDTHTIDIEVLFTNVLDTLAPRITLSPGATSNPISGFVQDFSNAVTYIVTAEDGSTTQDWTINVTVAAPGPETDILTFALDQQTGEAIIDLVNHTVGIEVAFGTDLTNLAPEISLSRGAISNPIIGTAQDFSSEVTYTVTSADGENTQDWTVNVTLAENTATDILTFTIDEQTGVATIDPLNHTVAIEVSFGTNISSLTPTFTLSEGAVSNPVSGDPIDFTDPVTYQVTAEDEEITEDWTILVTIAPASEETDILTFSLDQQVGNAVINATDHTVAIEVAFGTGVAELTPMITLSDGAVSNPASGTVQDFTNAVTYTVTAEDGTTNQDWIISVTVEEEVLSAETDILTFVLAEQAETAVINTTNHTVAIGVTSGTDVTTLTPTITLSEGATSDPANGATVNFSNRVTYTVTADDESTSQDWVVTVTQVEQPLGLDGKVEISTYPNPVSDILHVKTEKEVHISLTDLNGRVIMTEKQGSLFEMDLSQLKNGTYLLMIQSGSQITSRRIIKSN; translated from the coding sequence ATGAAACAAGTCTTAAAATTTACCTCTTTTGTGCTGCTGGTATTTTTGCAACTTCTGGCACATGGTCAGAATCCTTTCATCACGTCATGGTCGGTGACCGATGGCGATGAGATTACCATCCCTGCAAATACAGGTTTCATATACAATTTCGACTATATATGGAAAGACGAATCAGGAGCGGAGATATTTTCCGCTACGGGAGTCACTGGTGACATAGTACAATCATTCAGCGTCACAGAAAACGTCACGCTAGAAATCCTCGGAGACTTCCCTCACTTTCAAGGCTACCCAAAAAATCAACTGATAGATGTGAACCAATGGGGAGATATCGTTTGGGGAAGTATGTTCCAGACTTTCAATAACTGGCCCGGTGTGGTGTTTAGTGCAGAAGACAATCCTGATCTGAGCCAGGTAACGGATATGTCTCAAATGTTCTTTCGTGCAGGCTCATTTAATGATGACATCAGCGACTGGGATGTGAGTAATGTAATGAATATGGCAGTTATGTTCAGACAGGCATTTGATTTTAATCAGGACTTGAGTGCCTGGGTTGTGGACAATGTAACAGCTATGAACATTATGTTTGAAAACGCGGACAGCTTCAATCAGGATTTAAGCAGCTGGAACGTTGGTAATGTCACCAATATGGGTCGAATGTTTGCTGCTGCTGACAAGATTGATCAAGATTTCGGATCATGGGATGTCAGTCAAGTTACTAATATGAATGCAATGTTCAGTGGATCAGGATTGTCAACATCAAACTATGACCAAACCCTCATAGGCTGGGCAGCTCAAGAAAACTTACAGTCTGGAGTAACACTTACAGCCACCAACATATCATTTTGTAGTTCTAATGGAGCCAAAGCAGTATTAGAAGGCTTGGGCTGGACCATAGTAGACGCAGGACAAGCTTGTGAAAGAACCACGGATATACTATCCTTCATTATCAACGAACAAGTAGGAAATTCCATCATCGACACAGCAAATGCAACCATTTCTGTACCCGTGCCAGTAGGTACAGATGTTACTGCATTATCTCCCATCATCGTCTTGGGAGCTGGAGCTTCTAGTTCACCAGCCAGTGGAGAAGCAGTAAATTTCACTAACCCTGTTTTGTACAACGTGACCTACGATATACCTGGAGGTGATGGAGCTATCAGCGAAGAATGGACAGTCAGTGTATTTGAGCAGTCTACATTCATAACTTCATGGTCGGTGACCGATGGTGATGAGATTACCATTCCGGTCAATACTGCCTTCACTTATGATTTTAACTATGTATGGAAAAATGCTTCAGGGGCTGAGATTGCATCAGCAACGGATGTCACGGGTGATATAGTGCAATCATTTGCCGCCACAGAGACGGTCACATTAGAAATCATCGGCGACTTCCCCCACTTTCAAGGCTATCCGAAAACCCAATTGCTGGATGTAACCCAATGGGGAGATATCATTTGGGGGAGTATGAACTCAAGTTTTCAAGATTGGCCAGGGGCAGACTTTAGTGCTACAGATCTGCCTAACCTGACCGAGGTAGAAGATATGAGTCGGATGTTTCAAAACACGGCGGAATTTAATGGCGACCTCAGTGAATGGGAGGTTGATAACGTTACAGATATGAGTTTTATGTTCACGGAGGCTCAAATTTTTAATGGAGATCTTAGTGAATGGGAAGTAGGTAACGTTACCACAATGAATCACCTATTCAATTTGGCCAGCGCCTTCAATGCAGATCTGAGTGGCTGGAATGTAAGTAACGTGACAGATATGACCCAAATGTTGAATGATTCTGATCTATCCCAAGAGAATTATGATGCATTGTTGGCAGCATGGTCGCAACAGGATGTTCAGGAAGGCGTAACCCTGGGAGCAGGAAACTTAACTTTTTGTGAAGGAGAAGTAGCCAGAAATACATTGATCAATGATAAGGGTTGGGATATTATCGAAGATGAAAAGTTTTGCCCTACTGATATTCAATTTTTCGCAATACCAGGACAAATAGGATCAACGATCGTGGATGAGACTAATTTTGAAATTATTGTAGACTTTCCCGAAGGGTTTGATCTAACTGCACTCATACCATCCTTTACGTTGTTTGAAGGTACTACCAGTATACCAGCCAGTGGGGAAGTTCAGGATTTTATGAATCCTGTTACCTATACTTTGACAACTTCAGATGGTTCTACCCAAGACTGGACAGTGATTTTAACAGAATCACGTGCTTTCATCACGTCCTGGTCTGTAACAGATGGCGATGAAATTATCATCCCTGCCAATACTGGATTCACTTACAACTTCAACTATGTATGGAGAAATGCATCAGGGACGGAGATATTTTCCGATATAGGAGTAACGGGTGACATTGTGCAATCATTCACCGTTACAGAAAATGTCACGCTGGAGATCACCGGAGACTTCCCCCATTTTCGAAACTACCCGAAAGATCAACTACTGGATGTGACGCAGTGGGGAGATATCGTTTGGGGGAGTATGGCTAATAGTTTTCAAAATTGGACCGGCACAAGCTTTAGTGCTGCTGATAATCCCGACTTAAGTCAGGTAACGAACATGTCTGTCATGTTTCGTGAAGCAACCAATTTCAATAGCGACCTAAGTACTTGGGACGTGAGTAATGTGACAAATATGGCTGTTATGTTCAGAGAAGCCATAGCATTCAATTCAGATATTAGCGGTTGGGATATGAGTAGTGTGACAAACACAAATCGAATGCTTCTTCTTGCTAGTAGATTCAATCAGGATTTGAGCGGTTGGGATATAAGTAAAGTAACGGATATGACGGGAATGCTTTCAAGCAGTGCGATCTCGCCTCAAAATTTTGATAATATACTGGTCGGCTGGGCCAATCTTGCGCAAACTACCGGAGTAGTTAGCGGCGTAAGATTTGATGCTGTGGGAACCACATTCTGTAAAGGAGCAGCAGCCCGAGACATATTGTCTGATCCAGATACATTTAATTGGACCATCAATGATGGAGGCGAGTTTTGCTCTTCTGAAACGGATATTTTGTCATTTGTATTGACCGATCAAACGGGTGATACAGTGATTAACCCGGATACACATACCATAGACATAGAAGTCCTATTTACCAATGTACTGGACACGCTGGCTCCCCGTATCACACTATCTCCTGGAGCAACGAGCAATCCTATCAGTGGTTTTGTACAAGACTTTTCAAATGCTGTCACGTATATAGTGACGGCAGAGGATGGTTCCACCACTCAGGATTGGACAATTAATGTGACAGTAGCAGCACCTGGTCCAGAAACAGATATTTTGACCTTTGCATTGGATCAACAAACAGGAGAAGCGATCATTGATTTGGTAAATCATACCGTAGGTATTGAGGTCGCCTTTGGTACTGATCTTACAAATCTGGCACCAGAAATTTCCCTATCGAGAGGAGCTATAAGTAATCCTATCATTGGTACGGCACAAGATTTTTCGAGTGAAGTAACCTACACAGTAACATCAGCAGATGGGGAAAATACCCAGGATTGGACAGTCAATGTAACGCTAGCAGAGAATACCGCTACAGATATTTTAACTTTCACTATAGATGAGCAAACGGGTGTAGCCACAATTGATCCGTTAAATCATACGGTGGCCATTGAGGTAAGCTTCGGAACTAATATATCTTCACTAACCCCAACTTTTACATTATCAGAGGGAGCTGTCAGCAATCCTGTTAGTGGAGATCCAATAGATTTCACCGATCCTGTGACTTACCAAGTTACAGCAGAAGATGAAGAAATCACCGAAGATTGGACAATCTTAGTAACGATAGCTCCTGCAAGTGAAGAAACGGATATTTTAACCTTCTCCTTAGATCAACAAGTAGGAAATGCAGTAATCAATGCTACGGACCATACGGTAGCCATCGAAGTAGCTTTCGGCACAGGTGTAGCTGAACTGACTCCTATGATCACCCTATCAGATGGCGCTGTAAGTAATCCTGCAAGTGGTACCGTTCAAGACTTTACGAATGCTGTCACCTACACTGTCACTGCCGAGGACGGAACAACCAATCAGGATTGGATAATAAGTGTTACTGTCGAGGAAGAGGTATTGAGTGCAGAAACAGATATTCTTACTTTCGTATTGGCTGAACAAGCTGAAACCGCCGTTATCAATACAACCAATCATACAGTAGCGATTGGGGTTACCTCAGGGACAGATGTAACCACACTGACTCCTACAATTACTTTATCAGAAGGTGCAACAAGCGATCCGGCAAACGGAGCAACTGTGAACTTCAGTAATCGGGTGACCTACACAGTTACTGCTGATGATGAATCAACATCGCAAGACTGGGTTGTGACTGTAACTCAAGTTGAGCAACCTCTAGGATTAGATGGGAAGGTAGAAATAAGTACGTATCCAAATCCAGTGAGTGATATTCTTCATGTAAAGACAGAAAAGGAAGTCCATATCAGCCTAACTGATCTGAATGGACGTGTGATCATGACTGAGAAACAAGGAAGCTTGTTCGAGATGGATTTGAGCCAACTGAAGAATGGTACTTATCTCCTGATGATACAATCGGGCAGTCAAATCACTTCACGCAGAATTATCAAATCAAACTAA
- a CDS encoding LytTR family DNA-binding domain-containing protein: MNILILDDELHARLSVKSYLDRFMDSEYTVREASDINEAITITKEFHPDLAFLDINLEGGTSFDFLSHFEEINFKIIFVTGHNEYAVKAFRFNALDYILKPIEPREFEEALEKAIEASPISSGQLDKLTEDIHSDSIEKIVLKDINSVYFVAINDIIYCQSENNYTSFFFLDGSEITISKTLKGYENILRPLGFFRTHRSFLINLKLVKSFDKKEGGSIKMIDESMIPLARNKRDTFTKLMKIS, from the coding sequence ATGAACATCCTGATTCTGGATGATGAGTTACATGCTCGTCTTTCTGTAAAATCTTACCTCGATCGGTTCATGGATTCTGAATACACTGTTCGAGAAGCCAGTGATATCAACGAGGCTATCACTATCACTAAAGAATTTCACCCAGATCTGGCCTTTTTGGATATTAATCTGGAAGGGGGAACAAGTTTTGATTTCCTTTCTCATTTTGAAGAAATCAACTTTAAAATCATCTTCGTTACTGGTCATAATGAATATGCTGTCAAAGCCTTCAGGTTTAACGCTCTTGATTATATCTTAAAACCAATAGAGCCTAGAGAATTTGAAGAGGCACTAGAAAAAGCTATCGAAGCTTCGCCAATCAGCTCTGGACAGTTAGACAAGTTGACGGAAGACATTCACTCTGACTCCATTGAAAAAATTGTTCTAAAGGATATTAACTCGGTATATTTTGTTGCAATCAACGACATTATATATTGCCAATCTGAAAACAACTATACTTCTTTCTTCTTCCTTGACGGTAGCGAAATAACCATTTCAAAAACATTGAAAGGGTATGAAAATATTCTAAGGCCATTGGGCTTTTTCAGAACTCATCGTTCATTCTTGATCAATCTAAAATTGGTTAAATCCTTTGACAAAAAAGAAGGGGGAAGTATCAAAATGATAGATGAGAGTATGATTCCTCTAGCAAGAAATAAAAGAGATACATTCACCAAATTGATGAAAATCAGTTAA
- a CDS encoding alpha/beta fold hydrolase — MDKPNTRYATSGSINIAYQVFGSGPVDLVYIPGWVSNIDWMWQSPDLVKFLTELGTVARVILFDKRGTGLSDRIVELSTLEERMDDIRAVMDAVNSEKAILFGHSEGGSAAMLFAATYPNRVISLITFGAFAKRRYAEKYPWAPTDAERQEVYKMIENSWGNGEMNLDKLAPTKAHDPIFMEWLANYFRSGASPNAAMLLTRMNTQVDIIHILSSIKVPTLILQRTHDIDVKVEEGTFLADHIENASFVELAGEDHLFWIGDTQSVLHEIKTFIQDARPKVSYDKQLLTILALSIPENAINTPQIVSSVKEIVSKFNGEILNYSQQIVATFEGPSKAVYCGLEVMQLSKERGLSISAGVHIMEVAKNDVGAQDQEANELIKIFLKKIEPNELAVTQTVKYLLTGTELLFSEQANQLDFFQKNPLTIYKVSDPDTDPKVHLETKQIPRDTAFVEIILKSINTHISEELTVSKLCRSVGISQRQLQRKLKTITSKSPIQFINTVKLHRAKELLKSKDLNIAEVAFKTGFSNPSYFSKKFKEEFGTSPSATYHI, encoded by the coding sequence ATGGATAAGCCCAACACTCGATACGCGACAAGTGGTAGTATCAATATTGCCTACCAAGTTTTTGGTTCCGGACCAGTTGATCTTGTGTATATACCAGGCTGGGTTTCCAATATTGATTGGATGTGGCAATCTCCAGACTTGGTCAAATTTTTGACAGAATTAGGAACAGTGGCCCGAGTAATCTTATTCGATAAGAGAGGAACGGGGCTTTCAGATCGCATCGTGGAACTATCCACTTTAGAAGAGCGAATGGACGACATTCGAGCAGTTATGGACGCTGTTAACTCTGAAAAAGCAATCTTATTTGGTCATTCAGAGGGAGGAAGTGCTGCTATGCTTTTTGCGGCAACTTATCCGAATAGAGTTATATCCCTAATCACCTTTGGGGCCTTTGCAAAACGTAGGTATGCTGAAAAATACCCATGGGCTCCTACAGATGCGGAGAGACAAGAGGTTTATAAGATGATCGAAAACAGTTGGGGCAATGGAGAAATGAATCTGGATAAGCTTGCTCCAACAAAAGCCCATGATCCAATATTTATGGAATGGTTGGCTAACTACTTTCGATCTGGCGCCAGTCCCAATGCCGCTATGCTCCTCACTAGAATGAACACTCAAGTAGATATCATTCATATACTGAGTTCAATCAAGGTACCCACGCTCATTCTCCAAAGAACTCACGATATAGATGTAAAAGTGGAAGAAGGCACCTTCTTGGCAGATCATATAGAAAATGCTTCTTTCGTTGAATTAGCCGGTGAAGATCATCTCTTTTGGATCGGCGATACTCAATCAGTGTTACATGAAATAAAAACATTCATCCAAGATGCAAGACCGAAGGTCAGCTATGACAAACAGCTTTTAACGATTCTTGCTCTAAGTATACCTGAAAATGCGATTAACACCCCGCAAATAGTCTCCAGTGTTAAAGAAATTGTATCAAAGTTCAATGGGGAAATATTGAATTACAGCCAACAAATTGTAGCAACATTTGAGGGCCCCAGTAAAGCAGTTTACTGTGGACTAGAAGTGATGCAGCTTTCAAAAGAAAGAGGCCTTTCGATTTCCGCTGGAGTTCACATTATGGAGGTTGCTAAAAATGATGTTGGAGCCCAAGATCAAGAAGCGAATGAGCTTATTAAAATCTTCTTGAAAAAAATAGAACCAAATGAATTAGCAGTTACGCAAACCGTCAAGTACTTACTTACTGGAACAGAGTTATTGTTTTCAGAACAAGCTAACCAACTCGACTTTTTTCAGAAAAATCCTTTGACAATTTATAAAGTTTCAGACCCGGATACCGACCCTAAGGTTCATCTAGAAACCAAACAAATACCTAGAGATACTGCTTTTGTAGAAATCATCTTGAAGAGTATCAACACACATATAAGTGAAGAATTAACTGTTAGTAAACTTTGTAGATCAGTAGGTATTAGTCAAAGACAGCTTCAGAGAAAACTAAAAACGATCACAAGTAAATCTCCTATTCAGTTTATAAATACAGTAAAGCTGCACCGTGCTAAGGAGTTATTGAAATCAAAAGATCTCAATATTGCCGAGGTAGCCTTTAAAACAGGTTTTTCAAATCCCTCTTACTTTTCTAAAAAGTTTAAGGAAGAGTTTGGGACAAGCCCATCTGCTACTTATCACATTTGA
- a CDS encoding LytTR family DNA-binding domain-containing protein: MNQLNTTSAQVEWKEEENGVQIQINLPVNNPLTVLLEKKQEAKIAKAKGIYRSCVPGIFVRNGIRFDKILYCDILYLEAQGAYTLICTNNKNYTISRNLTQSCKELAYPFMRVHRSYTINLENIDSFSEANVFYRDKRIPVSEQYRKNLQTYFNRI; the protein is encoded by the coding sequence ATGAACCAACTCAACACAACCAGTGCACAGGTGGAGTGGAAGGAGGAGGAGAACGGCGTACAAATTCAGATTAATTTACCAGTAAACAATCCTTTGACTGTATTACTGGAAAAAAAACAAGAGGCTAAAATCGCAAAAGCAAAAGGTATCTATCGATCATGTGTACCTGGAATATTTGTTAGAAACGGCATTCGGTTTGACAAAATTCTCTACTGCGATATCCTGTACCTGGAAGCTCAAGGAGCCTACACACTCATATGTACCAATAATAAGAATTACACAATTTCTCGAAATCTGACTCAAAGCTGCAAGGAGCTTGCCTATCCATTCATGCGCGTCCATCGCTCTTACACCATCAATCTTGAAAATATTGATTCTTTCTCTGAAGCGAATGTTTTTTATCGGGACAAGCGAATTCCTGTAAGTGAACAATATCGAAAAAATCTTCAGACCTACTTTAATCGAATCTAG
- a CDS encoding M23 family metallopeptidase — protein sequence MEISGNKKHYDRALKDNGRITANFVYLVLSVQKELFPLKKERREWDGILGDNTFERGEAALNAGLSFENIINVILNFFKTVGSTASHWWNAFIGWLKGRDVTKITKEKGGVRLPLSSKGSGYGWRGAIGSKGRHFHRGLDQPTRYLSKDNKGEIPVGVVAKGTVVFVRKDYKNTYPDGPVTYGAVVYVNHGNGLVTRYGHLSKIDVGKGQELVEGEIIGITGNSGFSTGPHLHFEIRKNVKDKNGHDGTSVNPKIFNWDKWNDDNS from the coding sequence TTGGAAATATCAGGAAACAAGAAACATTACGATAGAGCACTAAAGGATAACGGACGTATTACTGCCAATTTTGTCTATTTGGTATTGTCTGTTCAAAAGGAACTTTTCCCATTGAAGAAGGAAAGGAGAGAATGGGACGGGATACTAGGAGATAATACATTTGAAAGAGGAGAAGCTGCTTTGAATGCAGGACTATCATTTGAAAACATTATTAATGTCATTCTGAATTTTTTTAAAACTGTGGGATCCACTGCATCTCACTGGTGGAATGCCTTTATTGGATGGCTAAAAGGTAGGGATGTAACAAAAATTACTAAGGAAAAAGGAGGAGTGAGATTGCCTTTAAGCAGCAAAGGGTCTGGATACGGATGGCGCGGGGCAATTGGCTCCAAAGGACGTCATTTTCATCGAGGATTGGATCAACCGACGAGATATCTTAGTAAGGATAATAAGGGAGAAATTCCTGTAGGAGTTGTTGCTAAAGGAACGGTAGTATTTGTTCGCAAGGATTATAAAAACACATATCCTGATGGGCCGGTAACTTATGGCGCAGTAGTTTATGTTAATCATGGAAATGGATTGGTCACAAGATATGGTCATTTATCAAAAATTGATGTTGGTAAGGGACAAGAGTTGGTTGAAGGTGAGATCATAGGCATTACCGGAAACTCAGGATTTTCAACAGGACCACATTTACATTTTGAGATAAGAAAGAATGTAAAGGATAAAAATGGACATGACGGTACATCAGTTAATCCTAAAATTTTTAATTGGGACAAATGGAATGACGACAATTCCTAA
- a CDS encoding tetratricopeptide repeat protein codes for MLERIKTSLLVWSAISLLNTTPVLGQSTTDSLRQLLSRNPTDTLRIDALNHLSEMFYNSGTDTSVLLAKQAAELSTKIDYKKGLATAYHNFATNFLYDRKLDSALSYYEKALKLRTEINDIRSIANTVNNLGVIYYVKNNYAGALYYYQKSLKLKLELGDSLKASSTLNNIGNIYGEQEKHDLALKYYNQSLEIKEKQHEDEPEKLSSTLNNIGATYQELKEYSKALIYLERAFNINLLDSSGTNCEKVTTAINIGICYRELNELEKGLEYLNLAYIYGLGCDHPFNTSLALLEIAKLHRMKGMISQAENEMIRSYEMAESHDLKVRSEEASKALYELYKEKGNVTKAFEYLEIATQLKNELFDEDLTEQLTTMELNYQFEIERDSLEHQKQAELLTVHAQLENQRFFKNLIILGLIVAIAFLFIIYRNFLLKKSANGYLIKKNELQREKLNIEEEVRKQLEIENNQKARSLTATSLQLLNLNEKIAELSEEIEEDQEISSPRKKTLIKELGNLRNEDNQWDSIKLHFENVHPDFFKRLDQSFTELSTNDYKLLAFLKMKLSNKEIALILNVTTRAVEQSKRRLKKKLEMASEDNDILGFVEHAVVEGV; via the coding sequence ATGTTGGAAAGGATTAAAACAAGTTTATTGGTATGGAGTGCTATTTCTTTGCTTAATACTACTCCCGTTTTAGGGCAAAGTACTACGGATAGTTTAAGGCAGTTACTATCTCGAAATCCTACAGACACTCTCAGGATTGATGCATTGAATCATCTTTCGGAAATGTTCTACAATTCTGGGACGGATACTTCAGTGCTACTCGCTAAGCAAGCAGCCGAGCTTTCCACTAAAATTGATTACAAGAAGGGACTGGCAACTGCTTATCACAATTTTGCAACAAATTTCCTTTATGATAGAAAACTAGATAGTGCTTTAAGCTACTATGAGAAAGCGCTCAAACTGAGAACAGAAATCAATGACATCAGATCCATCGCAAATACAGTGAACAATCTAGGAGTGATCTACTATGTCAAAAATAATTATGCTGGAGCCCTGTATTATTATCAAAAATCCTTGAAACTGAAACTTGAACTTGGTGACAGCTTAAAAGCTTCATCCACACTCAATAACATTGGGAATATTTATGGCGAACAGGAAAAACATGACCTGGCCTTGAAGTACTACAATCAGTCACTCGAAATCAAGGAAAAACAGCATGAGGATGAACCTGAAAAACTGTCTTCTACTCTTAACAACATTGGCGCGACGTACCAAGAATTGAAGGAATATTCAAAAGCACTCATCTATCTTGAGAGAGCATTCAATATAAATCTACTCGACTCATCAGGGACCAATTGTGAAAAGGTCACTACGGCGATCAATATAGGTATTTGCTACAGAGAGCTCAATGAGTTGGAAAAAGGCTTAGAGTACCTGAATCTGGCCTATATATATGGTTTGGGTTGTGATCATCCTTTCAATACATCGCTTGCCTTGTTGGAAATAGCAAAATTACATAGGATGAAAGGCATGATCTCCCAGGCGGAAAATGAAATGATACGGAGCTACGAAATGGCTGAAAGCCATGATTTAAAAGTGCGATCGGAGGAAGCCTCGAAAGCACTTTATGAACTCTACAAAGAAAAAGGGAATGTTACCAAAGCTTTTGAATACCTTGAAATCGCCACTCAACTAAAGAATGAATTATTCGACGAGGATTTGACAGAACAACTCACTACCATGGAGCTAAATTACCAGTTTGAGATAGAACGAGACTCTCTTGAGCACCAGAAGCAGGCAGAATTGCTTACGGTACATGCCCAGTTAGAAAACCAGAGGTTTTTCAAAAATCTCATTATACTGGGCTTGATTGTGGCTATAGCGTTTTTATTTATAATCTATCGAAATTTTCTTCTAAAGAAATCAGCCAATGGTTACCTCATAAAGAAAAACGAACTGCAAAGAGAGAAGCTAAACATTGAGGAAGAGGTCAGAAAGCAGTTGGAGATAGAAAACAATCAAAAAGCAAGATCACTGACTGCCACTTCTTTACAATTGCTCAATTTGAATGAGAAAATAGCCGAGCTATCGGAGGAAATAGAAGAAGATCAGGAGATAAGTAGCCCTCGTAAAAAGACCTTAATCAAAGAGTTAGGAAATCTTCGAAATGAAGATAACCAATGGGATAGTATCAAACTTCATTTTGAAAACGTACACCCTGATTTTTTTAAGCGACTAGATCAATCCTTTACTGAGTTATCAACCAATGATTATAAGCTGCTGGCATTTTTGAAGATGAAATTATCAAATAAAGAGATTGCACTGATTCTCAATGTGACAACAAGAGCCGTGGAGCAGTCAAAAAGGAGACTGAAAAAGAAACTTGAGATGGCCAGTGAGGATAATGATATTTTGGGTTTTGTAGAGCATGCTGTGGTGGAGGGTGTCTGA